Within the Cydia pomonella isolate Wapato2018A chromosome 3, ilCydPomo1, whole genome shotgun sequence genome, the region TATTTCGCACTTTTTTAGGTATTTTGAATATAAGTCCTAAattatgcagtttttttttataaaatctattataaagtagactaaatttgctacaGTTTGTGACTAAAACCAGCTCTGTAGGTTCATATCCccaaaaaaatacgttttcttattattttaagacTTTAGTGCATACTTCGGAGTTTCTTGTACTATTGTAATgtactttttgtattattttcttgtatttcAGTGATTCTGTCAGGGCTAGCGGTAGCGAGTAGCGAACCCACGTGGACCGTGCGGCTGCAAACCGGCGTTCCAATATTGCGCCAACGACTACACCACGTACCACAGCATCTGCGGGTACAAGTGCAAACATCCCTCCACCACGTTCCATGACTTATAAACCAGTCTGTTCGAGGGGCCTTGTGTTTCGGCCCCAGAGAGTACAACTGAGCGGAGTACTACAGCTGTGCAGAGGAGAACCACAACTGAAGATTGGTTTCTCTTAAATCCAGTTTTTGGAGACTagacttattatttataaaattttatgttgCAATTCGTAAACTTCAAATCTCAAAAGAACTCAAAATgaacttaatatatttaaatttactatTTAATCTCATACGTTCAATAAAGCCCGGAACTGGGCCTTTGTACTCCCAATGATAGTGGGCCTTCTTCGCCCTAGTATTAGTGCAAGAAaaatagataatatttaatatataagtaccgttatacatacaattataaattttccCTTCCTCATACAGTTCGATAACTTCTGTTCGCACCCTTATACATTACAACATCGAGTAAATCAAGAAACTCGATAAAAACAAAgtcttttttggaaaaaataacaTCAAGTGTAGCCGCAACCCGCAACCTCCCTTTCTGACTGTATGTATTGGATACTTCATACTACTGACAAAGTAGCGGCGTGTGCGAAGTCAAGCATTTTTGCCAGCTCGTTATACCTGCAGCTTCTATGTGTGCGTGATGTATTGAACAAATATAACTagtgcaacttttttttaatgctggGCCTTTTTACCCGTCGGGCTTTTATATGCCTCACCTACCTTATCAACTAAAGCTATGAAGGGTCGTTTCATTTTGTTcgaatttaaaattatgtttaaatgaaaaatattttcgcTTCTAACTTATATATAACCAAAAAAtccaattaattaaattaaattaaatgtcaatatccagggaggaaattggggactacgtttgtatggagaaatggcggccgtcccctttcctcttaaacacAGTCAGCacacttataaaactacatcAGGAACTTGAGTTAGAGTTCCTTGCCACTTCAGAGTGCACAGAGCACAATGGCTCGTGGGATCTGGCAGTCCATCCTGTGTTGTAagtttttacttactttttatattgGCCTTTTATGAAAAACCATATACTATCATTTCCTCATTGGATCATACTATTTATGGCCGCTGGACCCGGAACTGTCTTATTAGCACACACTTTAAACACTTTGATTATGCGATCGTATcgaaaatacacgctgtatattatGTTTGCAAAATCTGACTAGAGTACCTAGTCGTATCGTTCCTTCTTGTAATGTTATTCAGTATTTTACAATTGATAATCACGTTTCACGTGTAACATACTTGTAGCTGCAAAGAAAAATGTCATTAGCGCGATGTAGAACATTCCGTATTTTCTCTCCAACGGTACAATCAAACATGTAActtgtatatatttgtataatcaCCGTCAAAAATCCTTTCTTTTGGTATCCCACTCAATAGGTTTAGGTAATTCATTTATCAAATGGATACTTTAACAGAtaagttgtatatatttttggaataggCTTTCAAAAtagctcgtaaacggtggcccgtTTTCTTGAGctagagagaaaaatggggactacgtttgtatgaagaagcgaTAGTTTACTTCCTTCTTAAGATGTACCAATTTGGCTCTCAAATATCTTCAATGAAAATTACAGGTTACAGAAAAATCGAcgtatttaaatatcaaatactttTAAACATTTCCTCATTGTTTTCTTAGGTgtaatcgcaaaaaaaaatgtttttttgtaatttaatacggtaatttaaaattattaatttactatTCTATTTCTTGGATTTCAGTGGTCATGTTAGGGCTCGTGATTGCGAGCCCACGTAGACCGTGCGGCTGCTTAAATACCTTCGAATTTTGCGCCAACGACTACACCACGTACCTTAGCATCTGCGAGTACAAGTGCAAACATCCCTCCATCCCGTTCCATGACTGGTTTATACTGTACAACGGGCCTTGTGTTTCGACGTTGGAGAATACAACTGAGCGGAGATCTACAACTGAGGGGAAGCCTATAACTGAGCACAGTACTACAACTACGGCGATGAATACAAGTGAATACAACAGGCATACCACTCCGCCTCCGCCTACAACTGAGCTGTGGACTACAATTACGCAGAGGAATACAACTGAGTGGAGGCCGGAATATGAGAAGCGTACAACTTGGCGGTGGCCTACACCTACGCGGTGGCCTATTACTAATCGGAGGACTACAACTACGCAGACGAATACAACTGAGTGGTGGCCGAAATACGACAAGCATACAACCGAGCGGAGGCCTACAACTAAGTGGGGGCCTACAACTTTGCGGTGGAGTAAAACTACGCAGAGGAATGCGAATAAGTGGCCGGCGATTTCTAAAAATCATGTGATCGGATAGGcttactatttataatatttatgttgtgCATCATAAACATGGAGCATTTTATTCTACATTGTGGCAGGCCgatatactattatttaaaattaatccaAGATACCCTCTCCCCcttttactattttataaaagtttatagCGACCAAGTGGGCCATGTGCGTCGTCGTCACGTCGTGATATAAAAAGTCACCGAGGCAAAAAAggataatttataaattacacTGACGTCGgtgatgacatatttttctttaccGTTTCGAAAAGAGTTACCGTCCACTAATAATTATCATCGGTTAAAGTTTCTGAAACAAATTATTCTGTTAAATATTTccgaaatataatttaaatgtattatgtttttttttctagtctGGCTGATCtaatacgtattttttttttggaaaatataaGTTATCATCCTCAGTTCACACAgtattttgttcttatttattttgattgctttaatatttgttaaaatcCTACTGTGCTTGAATGTACGaaacaaattagttacacaaattttataaaagtctaattatatttaatcaatcTCTACTCTTGCATTACTCGAGGTAGACATGAAGACAATATTACCGTTTATACTTATACTAAACGCTAATATTATTGTCTTCATGTCTACCTAACATGTTATTTATATCGTTACCGATAATTTGTTTGATAATTATCGTTACCGATAATTAAGAATGAGTGTTATCCTTAAAAaatagacccatgaaagagagacaaccccaccatacattgtgttgttatagctgaAACCGATTAGGCAgcattttcgattaaagctcttAGCCAGCGTGATTAATTCCGACAACattgttatatttcaaacaatttacacaaaaccttaacaagttatatacatacaccttcctcaagaatcaatctattgatagatgacagtcgtatgaaaatccgttcagtatagttttataagatggagtacttgacgttttcccctagatttgcggatgctaggttgcgtgacagtcgtgcacatagcgaataccgTTTTCTTGCATTTTAGCGATTCTGTCAGGTCTAGTGGTAGTGAGTCCACGTGGCCCGTGCGGCTGCAAACCGATGTTCCAATATTGCGCCAACGACTACACCATTTACCACAGCATCTGCGAGTACAAGTGCAAACATCCCTCCACACCGTTCCATGACTGGTATATCCTGTACAACGGGCCTTGTTTTTCGACGTCGGAGACTACAACTGAGCGGTTAACTACAACTAAGCGCCTGACTACAAATGGCCGGCGTACAATTAAACATATTCGGAGGAGTACTCCTCCGCCTTTTGACGAGTGGATGACAATATCCAATTCAATAATGGGAGGATAGATTTTGACAAGACAAGTGCAAACATCCCTCCACACCGTTCTATGACTGGTATATCCTGTACGTCGGGCCTTATTTTACGTCGGAGACTACAACTCCTGCGAGTGCTACAACTAAACCGACAACTACAACTAAGCCCACGACTACAAATACTCTTACCACAAGAGGCAGGCCAACGCCCAGATACAGGAACGGTCCAGTCCAGTCTAGGTCCACGCCGTCTACGACAACTGCAAGTCGATGGCCATAAGAGGATTATAGTTATATAGCTGGCAACGCCATAGATAGACTTATCATGTTAATAAATGGtgcataaaaaaacttttaatattCATATTGTCATAAagggatttttatttatttatttatttattttcatcactCTTGCTCGAAAAAGACCTTATTTCATgaaggtgtactgaaggacaaaggcctatattgttcccgcgggtgttatggattgtgaaaaaagctataacaccctagggagttatagtttttttcttttttttacttattcatacaaaccaacgTCAACTAGCGTTCTAAATTATGCTTGTTTTATAAGATTCAGATGGCATATCATTTTACtccgaaaagtaaaaaaaaatattgtataaagtattatttaactatgggacaaaaactttttttttacaagtttaaaacatcttaaaataaacggacttggagcctaattttattactttatcatTATAGGTAAGTTAAAACCTTCTACTTCTTAAAAGTTGTATGATAAAAGCCTTAGAAAAAATTACGTggtcgttaacttttataatgTCTACAAAAAAGACGCCGGTTTTCCCAAACTACTGAGACTCATAGGTATTCTCTGAAACAAGTCACACGAGTGTTACTCGTACTTAAACCACGTGAGTTAAACCGTTTTCATcgcacttgctcgaaaaagatcttatttcatgcatgtgTATTGaaagacaaaggcctattttgttataaaacagTCCAAAATCTGAGGAGTAGCAAGTATTCGTACCCAGTAAAATTATCATCACACTGGCGATTTGTACttgtatttgaataaataaataaataaatattatatttgtacttgtatatgaataaataaataaataaatattataggacattattatacaaattgactaagtcccacagtaagctcaataaggcttgtgttgagggtacttacacaacgatatatataatatataaatatttataaatacttaaatacaaagaaaacacccatgacttaggaacaaatatccatgctcatcacacgaataaatgcccttaccaggatttgaacccgggaccatcagcttcgtaggcagggtcactacccactaggccaaaccggtcggtcgTCGGTCGGTGTATTTGATCTTCTagtacttaagtacctactatcTTAGTAGGCAACGAAATCACTTACGATTACCAGAATTCCGTcataaaatcaataatttacttacatataaTTAGTGCCGCCGCCACTAGGCAGGTATTTCTATTTCCTTGTAGATACATTTTGGAGAATCTGAAACAAATCATGATATAATTTACAATCGATCCACAAGTCaacaacacaaaacaacaaagtactattatcatcatcatcagacgaagtcgtgggcagatacaagtaatattatatttatcatcatcatacCTCTATAGTTATTCAATACCTATAAGGAAAACGATACTTAAACATACTTTAAAAGGGGTTCATGATAATTAAAGATGGTCGGGATTCCCGCAACAATAACTGAACCTTTGAGGCCGATTCAGTTTGTGTCAATTTGACCTcactttaaccttttcaacgccaaagaccactaaaacggtcatcgtctgtcgtgcccgcgacgccaatgaccattaaaaaggctatggcggacgttgtcaaagcgactttcctactgtcagttaagcttcatattcgctcttcaccagttaactttttggcgtccatggcatttcttgacacgtgtggaaaagcgttgaaaaggttaatacCACCTTGTGTCATGTCAGTAGGTATCTCATTCGCACCAATAGATTTAAGCGAAATGGCTTTATGAGACGAGACGTGACTATTTCTAccgcaattattttttatacggCCGCATAATCTTAGGGCAATTAGTTTAGGCCCCAGTTAGAGTTAGTAGTAAATGAAAAATCGCTTTACATCGCTAAAACCTACGTCTCTATAAATTTacggttatataaaaaatacacgcaatatacataaaaaaattgtacggcGTTTTCCATGAACGATTGGTACGAGTATCTTAGCTAGGCTCCACGATTACATTTCGTCAGCAGATCACCAGTCAGCATGACCCGCTAACGCTGATTGCCACGGCCAAGGTCGTGTCGAAACTAgttcaaaaccgtaacaaatatttaaatcagAATCGGCGTCAGTAAAGGTATTTGGAAAGTTCAATACCTACGTTATACTCTTATGCTCGGAATTCCCTAGATATCGCAGAGAATATTCTAAATTCCAATCGTTTACTGAGTATCGGTATTCTCCTTTATTACCGCATGTAAGGAGATAGTTTTGGAatatataaagtataaataaatattatgagacaATCGTACATAAATCGACCTAGCCTCAataagggctcatttacacggtgcgaaaactcgcatgcgagtttgattacattgcggtatttgatcggtcgccgaattagttgtaacctcaatagtccacaatgtaactaaaatcgcatgcgagttcgcgtgccgtctaaatcggcccttaggcttgtgttgtggacgCCAGAcgacaatattatatataatagatagatatatataagtatacactttaaatacatagaaaagtccataactcaggaacaaaataaatggccttaccaggattcgaaacCGGGACCTCCAGCTTTGCAGGGAAGGTACCGACTAGGCTGTTACATACCTAGCCAAGACACTCTTTGACCCATGACCTTACTGAAAGTTACCACGATTACAGTGAATGCTTTCAAAGAGACGCCTACAGTTAGCAAGCATCGTTGGACCCATCTGGATGCATCAGGATTTCGACTATTATATCATTAGATCTAGTTCATACTCAAATCCCTGCCAGCTATTGTAGTGTAGTACCATAATGATTTATATGACTGCATTCTGAATAAAACTATTCAAATTCTTATTAATAAAGCAAtgggtatggaaggtagagttaaggaatagaatctacatataccaaaaagtgtccgacaaaaaaccacaaataggtacctagaatacttgagaaaaaaatgtaatcatagacagcgcacttcactccgtcaaaaCGTCTAGGtacttagctactctagcgctacgctggagagatttggaactattatttatagctgacaactggtcacttttgcaacagttctgcctatggagattccattccttgcctctaccttccatagcaaTGGGGTTCAAAATTGCAATGGTTACGAAAGTAGTGTTATCAACAATGAGGTTAGTTGAGCAACCAAGTGTATGCGGGTAAGACGAAGGGTAAAAGTTATTTACACAGGGTGTTTAATTCAAATCTGACCAGAGGAAAGACGAACAcgacaaaataatttaaacaaatatttcagcttttgttggcatttgacatctaaagtattttttatggaggttgatttcactgaaatattataagagtcagaccaagataagtctgcaacgattatGATAGCAcccgcagtgcaagtgttatttatacgtcataatttcatagaagtttaaattaaaataacactggcactaagtgtgctatcaaaatcgttgtaAACTTGTCTTGGTGTGATTTCaactaatatatatttaacatagaattgatacaaataaaatatttaagtatataaatcaTCATGATTGTCGTCAAACAGTGCGTATTTAGTTACGAAGTATTGAAGATAAATTGGCTGGTTTACATTATTTTCCATTTCTATTGGACGCCATTTTATTTCCACAGATAATTTTAGTTTCAATTGGCGCTTGGCTACTAGACTCCGAACCTATAAAAGATAGCGAAATGTGTTCCTAGAAATTTTCATACTCAGTTCAATTTTCAATCTAAGGTCAAATCTATCAATGTTTGGTTGCTGGtaaatagatagataatagtctaaactaataaataataataaaaataataaataaggggATATCTTATACAGATCAACTTAGCTACAAAATAAGCAAAGCTTATACTTTGGGTACTAGTACGATATACACACttgtataatacataaatacatacttatatacatagaaaacacccatgactcaggaacaaatatctgtgtttatcacacaaataatttcctttaccgggattcgataCACattatcggcttcataggtagggtcactacccactcgaCCAGAACGGTCGTCAATTATTAGGAGTATATTTCTAATGCAgccataatattataaaaaacgaaGGAAAACAATAATACATGTACTCGTTGGTTACACTGCGTATAAttttaacgaccggtctggactagtgggtagtgaccctgcctacgaagctgatggtcccgggttcaaatcctggtaagagcatatatttgtgtgatgaacacggatatttgtttctgagtcatgggtgttttctatgtattaaagtatttatatattatatatatcgttgtctaagaccctcaacacaagccttattgagcttacttgtgggacttagtcaatttgtgtaataatgtcctataatatatatattttttttataatctcaaggTCGTGtcataacaatatcaaaatttataaCGAATTGTAAAAACTGAATAGCTCAAGTTTATCAACGCTACGTAATGTATTTGTTTAAGCGCTCTTATTGAGTACATTTAcaaaattatgcaaatttgaCAGTGAACTGGGTTAATTGCGAGTATAAAACGTGTGTTAATcagcataaagtaaaatatatattttttaatgcaagAAGTGAttccatacataatatatttatttgtattgtacttGTTATTTCGTAATCGACATCATACAGGATATATCTAGACATTGCATCAATCCTATAATG harbors:
- the LOC133516505 gene encoding uncharacterized protein LOC133516505, yielding MARGIWQSILCLVMLGLVIASPRRPCGCLNTFEFCANDYTTYLSICEYKCKHPSIPFHDWFILYNGPCVSTLENTTERRSTTEGKPITEHSTTTTAMNTSEYNRHTTPPPPTTELWTTITQRNTTEWRPEYEKRTTWRWPTPTRWPITNRRTTTTQTNTTEWWPKYDKHTTERRPTTKWGPTTLRWSKTTQRNANKWPAISKNHVIG